One window of Candidatus Methylocalor cossyra genomic DNA carries:
- the dapB gene encoding 4-hydroxy-tetrahydrodipicolinate reductase, whose translation MIRIGIVGAAGRMGQALVRTCAGHATLAAATEHPASPALGRDAGEVAGLPKLGVPIVADLGAVLQGVDVVIDFTRPEATLATLALCAQQGKPLVIGTTGFSAGQRRQIAQEAERIPVVLAPNMSVGVNLCLKLLEIAARVIGDSCDIEIIEAHHRHKVDAPSGTALRMGEVIAAALGRNLEQCAVFARHGHTGERDPKSIGFSVIRAGDIVGQHTVLFAEEGERLEITHTASSRDNFAKGALRAALWLRARAPGLYDMEDVLELRPVRP comes from the coding sequence ATGATCCGAATCGGAATCGTCGGCGCGGCGGGTCGCATGGGCCAAGCGCTGGTACGTACTTGCGCCGGACACGCCACCCTGGCGGCCGCCACGGAACACCCCGCCAGCCCCGCACTGGGGCGGGATGCAGGGGAGGTGGCCGGCCTCCCGAAGCTAGGGGTCCCCATCGTCGCTGACTTGGGCGCGGTCCTCCAGGGTGTGGATGTGGTCATCGACTTCACCCGTCCCGAGGCCACCCTCGCCACCTTGGCGCTCTGCGCCCAACAGGGCAAGCCCCTGGTCATCGGCACCACGGGGTTTTCCGCTGGGCAACGCCGGCAGATCGCCCAGGAGGCCGAGCGTATTCCCGTAGTGCTGGCGCCCAATATGAGCGTGGGCGTGAATCTGTGCCTCAAGCTGCTGGAGATCGCCGCCCGGGTCATCGGCGACAGCTGCGACATCGAGATCATCGAGGCGCACCATCGCCACAAGGTGGACGCACCCTCGGGCACGGCGCTCCGTATGGGCGAGGTGATCGCCGCGGCTCTAGGCCGCAATCTGGAGCAGTGCGCCGTGTTCGCGCGCCACGGCCACACCGGTGAGCGCGACCCGAAGAGCATCGGCTTTTCCGTGATCCGCGCTGGGGACATCGTCGGCCAACATACCGTGCTGTTCGCCGAGGAGGGTGAGCGCCTGGAGATCACCCACACCGCCAGCAGCCGCGACAACTTCGCCAAAGGCGCCCTGCGTGCCGCCCTGTGGTTGAGGGCCCGGGCGCCGGGGCTGTATGACATGGAGGACGTCCTGGAACTCAGGCCCGTGCGGCCATGA
- a CDS encoding class I SAM-dependent methyltransferase, translating into MSFLYRSSWLYHTVLAGAYGRHKLDRFRAVAQWIPEGSKVLDVCCGDGRLAEYLPPSVDYRGLDRSRALVRAARRLGRRVDAFDLRTDALPRAEIVVCQISLYQFYPHVESVLARLFEAAEQRLIITESVRCLAQSRWPWLAALGAWGMRVEGMGDSRFRFTPHSLQELFRPYRERLRHWGAISAGRDWLFVLEK; encoded by the coding sequence ATGTCCTTCCTCTACCGAAGCAGCTGGCTGTATCACACCGTCCTTGCGGGCGCTTACGGGCGCCACAAGCTGGACCGCTTCCGCGCGGTGGCGCAGTGGATTCCCGAGGGCAGCAAGGTGTTGGACGTGTGCTGCGGCGATGGACGCCTCGCCGAGTACCTGCCGCCCTCGGTGGACTACCGGGGGCTTGACCGCAGTCGCGCCCTGGTCCGCGCCGCCCGACGGCTGGGTCGTCGGGTGGACGCCTTTGATCTGCGCACCGATGCCCTGCCGAGGGCAGAGATCGTGGTCTGCCAGATCAGTCTGTACCAGTTTTATCCCCACGTGGAGTCGGTGCTGGCGCGCCTGTTCGAAGCGGCAGAGCAGCGCTTGATCATCACCGAATCGGTGCGCTGCCTGGCCCAGTCCCGCTGGCCTTGGCTGGCGGCCCTAGGCGCCTGGGGGATGCGGGTCGAGGGCATGGGCGACAGCCGGTTTCGTTTCACGCCCCACAGCCTGCAGGAGCTGTTCCGGCCCTACCGCGAACGCCTGCGCCACTGGGGAGCCATCTCCGCCGGCCGCGATTGGTTGTTCGTATTGGAGAAATAG
- a CDS encoding dipeptide epimerase, with the protein MARSTRIRRIDVGPLEAALEAPFAIASSRLDRVRNVAVRVLLEDGASGFGETPTLPPVTAEDPATALAYLRQEAQALIGREAGEWRHIAAELRERLPGLPAVRAGLEMALIDALARSFDIPLCRFFGGAAASLATDITIPLCPPAVAEGLARRYRAEGFTTLKVKIGRDAEADIARLVAIHRGHPDSRLILDANAGYTAGAALALLGELRRAGIAPALLEQPVAREDWEGLGRLAREAGVPVAADESCRSAEDALRIARDRLAQVINIKLAKCGVAAALDIAAIARASGIELMIGGMVETRIAMGFSAHFAAGLGGFRWIDLDTPLLLAEDPVLGGPRLERGRYLLDEGVAGHGGGLPWPE; encoded by the coding sequence ATGGCCCGCTCCACCCGGATTCGAAGGATCGACGTGGGCCCCCTGGAGGCGGCGCTGGAAGCGCCCTTCGCCATCGCCTCGTCGCGGTTGGATCGGGTCCGCAACGTCGCGGTCCGGGTGCTGCTGGAGGACGGCGCCAGCGGCTTTGGGGAAACCCCGACCCTGCCGCCGGTGACCGCCGAAGACCCGGCCACCGCGCTCGCCTACCTGCGCCAGGAAGCCCAGGCCCTGATCGGGCGCGAGGCCGGGGAATGGCGGCACATCGCGGCGGAGCTGCGGGAGCGACTACCGGGACTCCCAGCGGTCCGGGCCGGACTGGAAATGGCGCTGATCGACGCCCTGGCCCGTAGCTTTGACATCCCGCTGTGCCGGTTTTTCGGCGGGGCGGCGGCTAGCCTGGCGACCGACATCACCATTCCCCTGTGCCCGCCCGCGGTGGCCGAGGGCCTTGCCCGCCGGTACCGGGCGGAAGGCTTTACCACCCTTAAGGTGAAGATCGGTCGCGATGCCGAGGCGGACATCGCAAGGTTGGTGGCCATTCACCGGGGCCACCCGGACAGTCGCCTGATCCTCGACGCCAATGCCGGCTATACCGCCGGGGCCGCCCTCGCCCTCTTGGGAGAATTGCGCCGGGCCGGCATCGCCCCGGCCCTACTGGAACAGCCGGTGGCGCGGGAGGATTGGGAAGGGCTCGGACGGCTAGCGCGGGAGGCGGGCGTCCCGGTGGCGGCCGACGAGTCCTGCCGCAGTGCCGAAGACGCCCTGCGGATCGCCCGGGATCGGCTGGCGCAGGTCATCAACATCAAGCTGGCCAAATGCGGCGTGGCGGCGGCCTTGGACATCGCCGCCATCGCCCGCGCCAGCGGGATCGAGCTGATGATCGGCGGGATGGTGGAGACCCGCATCGCCATGGGATTCAGCGCCCATTTCGCGGCCGGTTTGGGCGGCTTCCGTTGGATCGACCTGGATACCCCGCTGCTCCTCGCCGAAGACCCGGTGCTCGGCGGGCCCCGCCTGGAACGCGGCCGTTACCTGCTGGACGAGGGCGTGGCCGGGCACGGCGGCGGGCTCCCTTGGCCGGAGTGA